A single window of Thalassoroseus pseudoceratinae DNA harbors:
- a CDS encoding DUF1559 domain-containing protein has translation MQNQQNPRGFTLIELLVVIAIIAILIALLLPAVQQAREAARRTQCNNNLKQIGIAMHNYHGTFGSFPYGVREHGGVDSLSRDTWFHRLLPFVEQENLSEAYETANPPHCWHVGDDVKSVPVDGFMCPSDPAGPAFGGASTANGFQGNYVGCTGDARMVRSNSSGGNFRGLFWETTNTSKTARIRDIIDGTSNTLLVSEVIIRGRAPKSGAWGAGGGYWGGGTGGGYGFTTLEAPNTSVPDILYGCKSTTFPRSPCTSVTNYNEPLISARSYHPGGVQAVMADGSTRFITESIDIDTWHAIGTRQGSEVVSGL, from the coding sequence ATGCAGAACCAACAGAATCCACGCGGATTTACGTTAATCGAATTGCTTGTCGTCATTGCGATTATCGCCATTCTGATTGCCTTATTGCTACCCGCGGTTCAACAGGCTCGTGAAGCCGCCCGACGGACTCAGTGCAATAACAATCTTAAGCAAATTGGCATTGCAATGCACAACTATCATGGAACGTTCGGATCGTTCCCGTACGGCGTCCGTGAGCACGGCGGTGTCGATTCCCTGAGCAGAGACACATGGTTTCATCGCTTGCTCCCATTTGTTGAGCAAGAGAATTTGTCAGAGGCCTATGAGACGGCGAACCCGCCGCATTGTTGGCACGTCGGAGATGACGTGAAATCCGTTCCGGTCGATGGGTTCATGTGTCCGTCCGACCCCGCAGGACCAGCTTTTGGTGGGGCCTCGACTGCAAACGGTTTCCAAGGCAACTATGTCGGCTGCACAGGGGATGCCCGGATGGTCCGCAGCAACAGCAGCGGTGGGAATTTCCGCGGATTATTCTGGGAGACCACCAATACAAGTAAGACTGCTCGTATCCGAGATATCATTGATGGAACGTCCAATACGCTGCTCGTCAGTGAAGTGATTATTCGAGGTCGAGCACCGAAATCGGGTGCGTGGGGAGCCGGCGGTGGATACTGGGGTGGTGGCACCGGGGGCGGCTATGGTTTCACCACGCTGGAAGCTCCGAACACGTCCGTCCCCGACATTCTGTACGGCTGCAAGAGTACGACATTCCCACGTTCACCCTGCACCTCCGTCACCAATTACAATGAGCCGCTGATCTCCGCACGCAGCTATCACCCTGGTGGTGTCCAAGCCGTGATGGCCGACGGTTCGACTCGGTTCATCACCGAAAGTATCGACATCGACACTTGGCACGCGATCGGAACACGTCAAGGGTCGGAAGTTGTGAGCGGACTCTAG
- a CDS encoding ATP-binding protein: MSDDRQSPPAEIRFADELAFLAALDKADDLPKPAGWRLSPRRVVEFICGTDGEKLKLPKGTRTPKGVEKSLAITEKFVGERSTIERCVVTLAGERGLLLVGEPGTAKSMLSELLAAAVSGNADLTIQGTAGASEDHFRYAWNYALLLAQGPSEAALVPSPIMIGMQEGRLVRVEEVTRCLPEVQDALISLLSERRLMVPELSGDAGSVFAKPGFNIIATANLRDRGVSEMSAALKRRFNFEVIPPISSHEREVALVKSQATTYLETGGVDLAVDDGVLDILVTAFRDLREGRTSEGWSVEKPSTVMSTAEAVAVATSMGRQSAYFPSEQDPLSLLPGLLLGVVLKDEAQDRGRLLAYWDSVIKRRSEDGSRLWKRLFELRRELEEQ, from the coding sequence ATGTCTGACGATCGACAATCCCCACCCGCAGAAATTCGGTTCGCCGATGAGTTGGCATTTCTGGCAGCATTGGACAAGGCTGACGATCTTCCCAAACCGGCAGGTTGGCGATTGTCGCCACGGCGGGTGGTGGAATTCATTTGCGGAACTGATGGCGAAAAGCTGAAGTTGCCGAAGGGCACTCGTACCCCGAAGGGTGTGGAGAAGTCGTTGGCCATCACGGAGAAGTTCGTCGGTGAACGCAGCACGATCGAACGTTGCGTCGTCACACTGGCCGGGGAACGCGGACTGTTACTCGTCGGTGAACCGGGGACCGCAAAGTCGATGCTCTCGGAGTTGCTCGCTGCCGCAGTCAGCGGGAATGCCGATCTCACCATTCAGGGAACAGCCGGGGCCTCGGAAGATCATTTTCGCTACGCCTGGAATTACGCCCTCTTGCTGGCACAAGGTCCGAGTGAAGCCGCACTCGTCCCATCGCCTATCATGATCGGCATGCAAGAAGGGCGTTTGGTGCGGGTGGAAGAAGTCACTCGGTGTCTGCCGGAAGTTCAGGACGCCTTAATTTCCTTGCTCTCAGAACGGCGGTTGATGGTGCCGGAACTCTCCGGCGACGCAGGGAGTGTGTTCGCGAAACCGGGGTTCAACATCATCGCAACCGCGAACTTGCGTGACCGTGGTGTTTCGGAAATGTCAGCCGCATTGAAACGGCGGTTCAACTTTGAAGTCATCCCGCCGATTTCCTCGCACGAGCGAGAAGTCGCGCTGGTGAAATCGCAAGCGACCACCTACCTGGAAACCGGCGGTGTGGACCTTGCGGTCGACGATGGCGTCCTCGACATCTTGGTGACTGCGTTCCGCGATCTGCGAGAAGGTCGCACGTCGGAAGGGTGGTCTGTCGAGAAACCGAGTACCGTCATGAGTACCGCCGAAGCCGTCGCAGTTGCAACCTCGATGGGGCGTCAATCCGCATACTTTCCGTCAGAGCAAGACCCGCTATCGCTGCTGCCCGGTCTGCTACTGGGAGTCGTCTTGAAGGACGAGGCTCAAGATCGCGGTCGACTGTTGGCCTACTGGGATAGTGTCATCAAACGACGAAGCGAAGATGGTTCCCGACTCTGGAAACGCCTCTTCGAACTTCGCCGCGAACTTGAAGAACAATAA
- a CDS encoding DUF5682 family protein → MSTMFVNAEFQPLLESSSPFLIGVRHHSAALSRSIPNLLDAFQPECVLIELPMEFAEWLPWLGHEETTAPVALAGCAANAFGLCFYPFADFSPELAAVRWALRNDVPVKPCDLPIAQHRNEVHEPTVSEAEGLLERLFQKTQTRDVGTLWERMVETPAMGATPEAIRRSGLLFGYALRVNDGTASEYDRRREAHMRECIANETGRVVVIVGAYHAPALLPEPMLWSEPAALETELQQSPSEITTALIPYSFGQLDERSGYPAGIRDPIWHQNAWSATSPNELDASTAELTVQVCRALRTAKHPINVADGKEVLRMARDLARLRGWWAPGRGEFIEAVQTCLTRGELLGIGRAVAAAMEEVLVGNHFGSLPVDLPRSGLAPYVEGLLEELKLPGPKRIGEQKRMRLDPLRSPLDRARVVTFERLLACGIPYATQEAGEDLAHRENLTEVWQVEWQSATAAMIELSAARGATLRQAAFGALQIAGLGKPLEEWSSAELPLLVQAARCGLGDTIATGLDWLVGPFLLTAGLSELTHAMELIEQIRAGHHPGLPSHHEHDWPHVVQKFELSEEIQTTPLLQAAISRVEGISGSEDMTDVTGLLDLILWFQRQSSDRNSVAAGRLVWTLQNLAAQGSALMQGSALMQGAASGALLLLDQQTSEQFSQRVGGWVDAAVDTESRRSLLDRIRGCVTISLPRLTADVSCLDDVERRLASDSDQEFLTKLSPLRGGFHVVSPASRDRLLKVLLERLPEAETNAVDVTTDPAMTASRFAADEAGRAAIAELMPGKSWEIDWDLPTTTETRRPTPMPGQQLSLADRWRLILGSQPEQLPPMGCAAARALDELYGHGQGEGASRRGGGSGAGQEAPYPNVRTWSDDLGELFGDSVREDVLAAALADGRSAVLSILDTESVTPSIELLEQVLSLKGAVPETQLETLRRLARRIVDELTKELATRLRPALFGLSTSKPTYRRTRRLDLDRTLRANLHRAQRSPDGRTTIVPERLIFRSRSQRSMDWHVVFVVDVSGSMEPSVIYSAMMAAIFSGLPALSVTFLAFSTKVIDLTERVDDPLAMLMEVQVGGGTHIAKGLRAARERLTQPTRSLVLLVSDFEEGWPVNGLLGEVRALVDSGTKCLGLAALNDDGKPRYNKGIAGQVVGCGMPVSALSPLELARWVGEQIR, encoded by the coding sequence ATGAGCACTATGTTTGTAAACGCAGAGTTTCAACCGCTGCTTGAGTCTTCGTCACCGTTCTTGATCGGTGTGCGACATCACTCGGCGGCACTGTCGCGGTCTATTCCGAACTTGCTCGATGCGTTTCAGCCGGAATGTGTGCTCATCGAATTGCCGATGGAGTTCGCGGAGTGGTTGCCGTGGTTGGGACATGAGGAGACGACCGCTCCGGTGGCGCTCGCCGGGTGTGCGGCGAACGCGTTCGGTTTGTGCTTCTATCCGTTCGCCGATTTTTCTCCAGAGTTGGCGGCGGTTCGCTGGGCATTGCGGAATGATGTCCCTGTGAAACCCTGCGATTTGCCGATTGCTCAGCATCGGAATGAAGTTCACGAACCAACCGTCTCCGAGGCGGAGGGGTTGCTGGAACGGCTCTTTCAGAAAACACAGACTCGCGACGTCGGAACGCTGTGGGAACGAATGGTCGAAACGCCAGCGATGGGGGCCACACCGGAGGCGATTCGCCGATCGGGATTGCTGTTCGGTTATGCGTTGCGGGTCAACGACGGCACGGCATCGGAATACGATCGACGCCGCGAAGCTCACATGCGGGAGTGCATCGCGAACGAAACGGGACGAGTTGTGGTCATCGTGGGAGCGTACCACGCACCGGCGTTGTTACCCGAGCCGATGCTGTGGTCGGAACCCGCTGCGTTGGAAACGGAACTGCAACAGAGCCCGAGTGAAATCACGACGGCACTCATTCCGTATTCCTTCGGGCAACTCGATGAACGATCGGGGTATCCCGCCGGCATTCGCGATCCGATTTGGCATCAAAACGCTTGGTCGGCCACATCGCCGAACGAACTCGATGCAAGCACGGCGGAACTGACCGTTCAGGTTTGCCGAGCGCTCCGAACGGCGAAGCATCCCATTAATGTTGCGGATGGCAAGGAAGTGCTGCGAATGGCTCGCGATCTGGCTCGCTTGCGAGGTTGGTGGGCACCGGGACGTGGCGAATTCATCGAGGCGGTACAAACGTGTCTCACGCGGGGGGAACTACTCGGGATCGGTCGGGCGGTCGCCGCTGCGATGGAAGAAGTGCTGGTTGGCAATCATTTCGGGAGTCTGCCAGTCGATCTACCGCGATCCGGTTTGGCTCCGTATGTTGAAGGTCTGCTCGAAGAACTGAAACTTCCCGGACCGAAGCGAATCGGCGAGCAAAAACGGATGCGATTGGACCCGTTGCGAAGTCCATTGGACCGGGCTCGTGTCGTGACATTCGAGCGACTGCTCGCCTGTGGCATTCCTTACGCCACGCAAGAAGCCGGAGAGGACCTCGCCCACCGTGAAAACTTAACCGAAGTCTGGCAAGTGGAATGGCAGTCCGCGACGGCCGCGATGATCGAACTTTCGGCCGCTCGCGGTGCGACTCTTCGCCAAGCTGCGTTTGGAGCCCTGCAAATCGCCGGGCTTGGCAAACCGCTTGAAGAATGGTCGTCTGCGGAATTGCCTCTGCTCGTTCAAGCCGCCCGGTGTGGACTGGGGGATACGATCGCGACGGGTCTGGATTGGCTGGTCGGACCGTTCTTGTTGACCGCCGGGCTCTCGGAATTGACGCACGCGATGGAATTGATCGAGCAAATTCGAGCAGGACATCACCCGGGCCTGCCATCGCATCATGAGCACGATTGGCCCCACGTCGTGCAAAAATTCGAACTCTCTGAGGAGATCCAAACCACTCCGTTACTTCAAGCCGCAATTTCACGGGTGGAAGGCATCAGCGGTTCCGAAGACATGACTGACGTGACCGGTTTACTGGATTTAATCCTCTGGTTTCAACGTCAATCAAGCGATCGGAACAGTGTGGCTGCAGGGCGTTTGGTTTGGACGCTGCAAAATCTCGCTGCCCAAGGTTCTGCATTGATGCAAGGTTCTGCATTGATGCAAGGAGCTGCATCCGGAGCTTTGTTACTATTGGATCAACAAACTTCGGAGCAATTCAGTCAACGAGTCGGTGGTTGGGTTGATGCAGCCGTCGATACCGAGAGTCGACGATCACTATTAGATCGAATTCGAGGGTGCGTGACGATCAGCTTGCCGAGATTGACGGCGGACGTGTCCTGCTTGGATGACGTGGAGCGACGGTTAGCTTCTGATTCGGATCAGGAATTTCTCACGAAATTATCGCCATTACGGGGTGGGTTTCATGTGGTGAGCCCAGCTTCACGCGACCGGTTGCTGAAAGTTCTGCTGGAACGCTTACCCGAAGCAGAAACGAATGCCGTCGACGTAACTACCGATCCAGCAATGACCGCATCGCGTTTCGCTGCCGATGAGGCCGGTCGTGCCGCCATCGCAGAGCTGATGCCCGGAAAGTCATGGGAGATCGATTGGGATCTCCCCACAACGACCGAAACACGGCGACCGACTCCAATGCCGGGACAGCAACTATCACTCGCGGATCGATGGCGGTTAATTCTCGGTTCTCAACCCGAACAACTTCCGCCGATGGGATGTGCGGCGGCGCGAGCGTTGGATGAGCTCTATGGTCATGGGCAGGGCGAAGGTGCGTCGCGACGGGGTGGGGGAAGCGGAGCTGGTCAGGAAGCTCCGTATCCAAACGTGCGTACTTGGTCGGATGATCTCGGAGAGTTGTTCGGTGACAGCGTCCGCGAAGACGTTTTAGCCGCCGCACTCGCAGACGGGCGGAGTGCCGTCCTGTCGATCCTTGATACAGAATCCGTAACGCCGTCCATCGAATTGCTCGAACAAGTCCTCTCACTCAAAGGAGCCGTTCCCGAAACGCAGTTAGAAACACTCCGGCGGTTGGCTCGACGGATTGTCGACGAGTTGACCAAGGAGTTGGCCACGCGTCTTCGGCCGGCGTTGTTTGGTTTATCCACATCGAAGCCGACCTATCGGCGGACACGCAGGCTCGATCTGGATCGCACACTTCGGGCGAACCTGCATCGAGCGCAACGTTCCCCCGATGGCCGCACAACAATCGTGCCCGAACGTCTCATCTTCCGCAGTCGATCGCAACGGAGTATGGATTGGCATGTCGTGTTCGTGGTGGATGTTTCCGGATCGATGGAACCATCCGTGATCTACAGCGCGATGATGGCGGCGATCTTCTCTGGACTACCGGCTCTGAGTGTGACCTTTCTCGCCTTCAGCACCAAGGTCATTGATTTGACCGAACGAGTCGACGATCCACTGGCAATGCTGATGGAAGTGCAAGTTGGCGGTGGCACGCACATTGCAAAGGGACTCCGAGCGGCTCGCGAACGATTAACCCAACCAACCCGTTCGTTGGTTTTGCTGGTTTCGGACTTTGAGGAAGGATGGCCGGTGAACGGGTTACTCGGTGAGGTGCGTGCGTTGGTCGATTCCGGTACCAAATGTCTGGGGCTCGCGGCTTTAAATGACGATGGCAAACCGCGTTACAACAAGGGGATCGCCGGTCAGGTCGTTGGTTGTGGTATGCCGGTGTCGGCGTTGAGTCCTCTCGAATTGGCTCGTTGGGTAGGAGAGCAAATCCGATGA